One Hevea brasiliensis isolate MT/VB/25A 57/8 chromosome 6, ASM3005281v1, whole genome shotgun sequence genomic window, GGGAACAGGGACTGTTCAAAAAATATGAAAGAACGAAGGGTGATGAGACTAGAGATATATAAAAGAGTGGACTGCTGGGTCTCTGAGTCACTGAGTCCTAACAACTAACAACACGCCCATGATAGTTGCTGCCAAAGTCCCTCAAGGGCCCCAACTCTATATTgacaactctctctctctctctctctctctctctctctctcagagaATTGGGGCATGCCGGTGTCTGGTTGCTGAATGTTGATGCCTCTAAAACTCTGCTGAATGAATGAAACTTAACTGGAAAAAGATTATCCTACAAGAATTGGTCCTTTCTTTTAGTTTTGGTTTAAAGAAACCATATGAATACAATTAGATAAATTTGATTGATGGGTTTTACATAATTTTTTATGGCTATTATGGATTCAGCATTATTGGATTGTTTTTATCTTATTGTTTCTCTTGAACACAAGAACACTGAAAGGGCCTGTAGCAAAGGGAAGAAAGTTgagttttttttttgttgttgTATTGAATGCAAACTCCCCTTTTGTCTGGGTGCAGAAGGACCCTCATCCgcattgaaaattaattaaagaattaaaaaaaaagactaattctgataataaaaaaaaaagagataaagcTAAGGCAAAGGCAAGGAAAGCAATTGAGACTTGAGAGAGAGTGAGGAGGGTGGGGGAGAGTGTGGGTTATGTACTGTCTTAGCCTGTCCCCTCCACCCAAcacagtctctctctctctctctctgtctctctctctctcctcatcTCTCTTTCTCCCTATCTCAACAGTCCAAGTCCAAAAGCCACCACCACATTGGCTTTTTTTGCCTTTTGTTTTCTGTGCTCCCTATGCAATTGTCTATGTCTGCTACTTCTGCTCCCTCTTCTCAGTACCTGCAAATGGGGGAGGAATCATACTTTGaatttcttgttattatttgatacccttttctttctttctttcgttcTCATCTTTTAGCTTTGTATGGGTATCCTTTCTAAACATGACCTTCTTGTTGTTTTCTATTCATCTTCTTGCACTACTCTCCTGTATTTAACTTTTATGGGTACCCTTCAAAAAATATGAGTTTCTTGCAATGATTTGACCTCATTTCCAATTTTCTATGGTTTTCTCTTAGCTTTGTGGGTACCCTTCATTTCCACTTGATTAGTCTCCTGCCCCtacttttcttttttaatttcttgataTTTTGGGGGCTGGTTATGTGGTTGTACTTGTATTTTTAATCCCATACTAAGATACCAACACTGGGTGGGTGTTCATGGAAATTGATCTGAACCATGCAGTGACTGAGGTGGAGAAGAATGCATTTTGTACTAATGGGgactcttcctcttcttcttgttCTTCTAATTCATCTCCATCTCCTATGCCCTCTTCAATTTACTTGGAGCTTTGGCATGCTTGTGCTGGCCCTCTCACTTCACTGCCCAAGAAAGGGAATGTGGTTGTCTACTTTCCTCAAGGCCACCTGGAACAGGTTGCCTCTTCGGCTCCTTTCTCTCCTATGGAAATGCCCACCTTTGATCTCCAGCCACAAATCTTTTGCAAAGTTGTAAATGTGCAATTCCTTGTAAGTAGTAAAATGGGTTTTCTTTACTTTCTCTGCATTCTATCTATTAGCTTCCTTGCAAGGTCATAACTTTCCATTATATGATTCCTTCTAGTTTGCTGCTGCTGCTTTTTTCCTTTTCTAATTCTAATCTCTTGAAACAGGCTAACAAAGAGAACGATGAGGTCTACACTCAGCTTACTTTGCTTCCTCAACCAGAGGTATCATCTTGAATTGATGTTATAACTcatttccctctcttcttcatgTCGGGTTTTATGCCACTGTTACTTGTATTATGCCGGGAAAATTGCATTCTTTTGGGGACTGGGCACGCTGTCCTTTTAGGTCTTAATGAATTTATTCGGTTTTTCTTTTAACCTTTATAGTCTCGCGAGTTGACGGTGTCATTTTCTGGGAACTTTGTAGTTGGTAGGACACGATTTAGAGGGCAAAGAGCTTGAAAATTTAGGTGTGGATGAAGAAGGTGGAGGCGGATTACCAGCAAAATCAACCCCTCATATGTTTTGCAAAACACTCACAGCTTCTGATACTAGCACCCATGGAGGGTTCTCTGTTCCCCGTAGAGCTGCCGAAGACTGTTTCCCTCCGTTGGTATGAATTTTATGCCTTTAATTGCTCTACGATTACTTGATAGACTAATTTGGTAACTCTAGTTAGAATGTGTTGTGAATGTGGTGATATTTCTACATCTGTAGGATTACAAACAGCAGAGGCCCTCTCAGGAGCTTGTGGCCAAAGACCTACACGGAGTAGAGTGGAGATTTCGACACATATACAGAGGTAAATCTTAATACAATATTGGGTTGGGTTCAATTGAAGGAAATATTGGTAGTGTTGTTTAATGTTTATTGCCTTTTAGGTCAACCCAGGAGGCATCTGCTTACTACAGGGTGGAGTATTTTTGTGAGTCAAAAGAATCTTGTTTCAGGGGATGCGGTGCTATTTCTAAGGTATGCATATGGATAATGATTCTGAAGTAAATTTTTACACCTCATTTGAAGTTCTGGGAAAAAATAATTCCCTTTTCAAATTTTGTAATTTAGCCTGTTAGGAAAAAAATTCGGGAAAAAGAGATGGGGTAGTCAGAACAGCTACAAATTTGACAAGTGGCAACGCTTAAAGCATCAAGAAAATCCCAAAAATGCAATAGTATAGAAGGGCTACGAAAAATTTTTGTTGTGCCtgatgaaaaaatatatataaaaaaatattcctGATGTTATGGAACAAATTATAGAAGAAACCAATCCAATTTAATTTGTTGTATCCATCAGGCCATATAAAGCTATGTTTTCTTGTGGTCTTTGTAGGGGTGAAGATGGGGAGCTGAGATTGGGGATTAGAAGAGCTGTTCGACCAAGAAATGGTCTTCCTGATTCAGTTGTTGGCAAACAGAATTCCTATCCCAGTGTTCTTTCTCTAGTGGCTAATGCAATTTCCACCAAAAGCATGTTTAATGTTTTGTACAGTCCAAGGTACCGCTACTATTACAAATCCGatgttatgaatatttcatttagTCCTGTCGTTTTGTTAATGCTATTAAATCTGTGCTCAAAGAGCCCTGGCTCTTCAATGGAGGCCATAATTTGAGCAGTATGAATTATTTAgtggaattttacaagccaaaatgtgTTTCAGCACAGGCAGGGTAATATCTAATTGAAGGTAGTGTCAAATTGATGGGGTAAAGGCTTGTGCCATGAAAATGACAATGATGCCACTCACTGTTAGAAAATTGACATTTTAATGTTTTTCACTATGAGTATAATTGATATAATGTCATGATTCAAGGgctaaaattttaagaaattttgcAGTCCCAACTACTGCTGCTCAAGGAAACAGCATAGTTTAGAATATTTGATTGACATTGTTTAATGTTGGCTCAAACTGAAGCAATACATTCTAATTTATGTAAATATTGTACTTCGGGTATGTCTCCACTTTCTTATAGTTTAGGTTCCTGAGATGTGCTGTTTGTTTACATATTATGACCTATGCAATTTGTCTGTACTATTGTCATGATAATAATGTTCAATGGGACTTGAACAAATAACAGTTTTTCCTGATATGTTAATGAGAATTCACTCTCTTCCAATTTGAATTTGTAGGCTAAACAGCACAATCCTCGGTATATTGTCAAATAAACTTACTTACTTGTTAGGACTGAGGataattacctgatttaaatacTATGCTTTCTGATTTGAGATATCCAAATCTATTGAATATTAAGTAGACTAGCTATTTTGGTCGCTCTTCTCATGGTCTGTGGACTACATAAGGATGCCAGGGTGGTGTGAACTGAGAGACTCTTAAAGTGATCCTGAATGTTTATTAGCGTAGAGAGGAGAATAATAAGGGAATTGTGCAGGATGCATTAGGTGCAGTAGGAACAGTTGAATATATGTTTGAATTAGTGTTGACTGTTGAGATATAAAGAAGTTTGTAAGGTGCATATTGTAAGAATTACACCGTAAATTTCCGGGTTGTCCCTGGTGTTTCAatgataatattattttaaataagccTAGTGGTTATTTCACATTAAGTGGTGAAATTGTTAGTCTGAGATGTAGAGTGCCTACAACTTTGGAATCAGGATTTTTCTTCCTATAAGTTGCTCATCCAGCGTCTAATAGTGCCTCTACACAGGCTTGTAAAGTTTGTGATTTAAGCATTGTGTTTTATTATAGAATAAAATTAATGGCTGGTTCAAATATCACATAATGATTAACATGCAACATCTATGATATTGATCGGAGATTACATGAATGACCATTATTGTGTATGGGATAAAATTAACTGCAATTATTTGGGCTGAATAGTTGTATAATTATGAATATTTTTTGACTTGTTACCCAATAAACAATTTGCAGTAATGAAACTACCTTTATTCTCAGCACAAAAAGCTGCAAAATTATTAAGGGTTTTTGATATTTATTGAGCTTCCTTTTTTGTTCTTATCTTCGTTGTGCCCATTATGGTGCTATCTTACACATAAGCATGCAAAACTTGGCCAGTTGATAGCATTTTTTGTTGGGCTGTTGAACATCTTAGAGGGTTCACTATCCTACTCTTTCAAATAGTTGCATGAAATAGATTTGGTAGGAAGTGCAATGAATGCAGGTTACTTCTACTAGGTTTTTAAAAAATGTAAAACTGCATGAATTCTTAATACACAGATTCACTCATGCATGCACATAAAAAGTTTAAAGATAGAAATTTTTGTGGAGAATGTCAAGTCTGTATTACTAAAAGAAAagggtgatttttttttttaatgtacaaATTTTGGATTTCAGGGTAGTGAAAGGATTTAATGTTAAGTGCTTTTTCAGAATCAAATTGAGAATTTCTGGAATGGTTCAAGTAGCAGTTCTTATGTGGTGTTATCTATTAGGCTATTAGTATTAGTGCATAAGTATTTGACTGGCATATAGTTCCTTTCCCTTCAATTCTTGTAAATTTATTTGCTGTTTGTTTTTTTCCCCTAATGAGGCATATTCTAGATAAAACAGGAATTTAAAGTTGTATGCAATGCCTGAAATGCAGGGCCAGTCATGCAGAGTTTGTAGTACCCTACAAAAAGTATATGAAAAGCATCATGAATCCAGTGTGCATTGGGACAAGATTcaaaatgagatttgaaatgGATGATTCTCCAGAAAGAAGGTGTTGTGCAATTTAGTATGACAGCAAAACTAATTCTCGACTCTGCAGCAAAACATGACGTTTTTTCTACCTTGTGCAGGTGCAGTGGTGTTGTCACTGGAATGAGTGACTTGGATCCTTATAGATGGCCTAACTCAAAATGGAGGTGCTTAATGGTGAGTTTTTAAATCTTGCTTTACATATCATGGAATATTACTCTATGTAGATGATTTTGTTTTCCACATATTTCAATGTGATGTAAGCATACCTTCGTTTTATCTGCCACCGTGAACATGAATTCTATGAATTTCTTGCTCACATAGTTAACCAGAACTGTTTGCTCTGTAATCTTTATACTTCCTCCCATCCCCATTGTTTGTTTATGAAGCAACATGGAACTTAATCCAACAGAGCATTCTGTAAACGCAGCATTGGTTTTTGTGTAGTCAACTGATTGATGGAATTACTGAAGCTAATAATGTTCTCTATAATCCAATTTTGATTGCagattttgcatttttttttcccTGAAAGTTGGGATACTTTGAAAagtaataatttctaaataagcaGATCTTTGATATGGAAATGGAAAACATTACAAGTTCTGGAATGCGTTTCTTCTTATTTGTAGTTCAATGACAAAGCAGGATGGTGGACTTGTTATTTTATGATCTCCATGTGACTTAGTGATTAATTTGGGCATCATTGATGTGCCATTAAACAGGTGAGGTGGGATGAAGATGTTGTTAGTGATCATCAAGAACGAGTTTCTCTATGGGAGATTGATCCTTCTGTTTCACTCCCACCCTTGAGCATTCAATCTTCCCCAAGGCTGAAGAAACTGCGGACTGGTCTGCCAGCAAACCCACCTGATAACCCCATAACTGGTACAATTTCTGTTCCCACTTCTTAAGCTTACTAATTTGTGCAAGTCTGAGATCTGTTTTATCTTTTTGCAGGGGGGGGTGGTTTTTTAGACTTTGAGGAGTCTGGAAGATCCTCTAAGGTCTTGCAAGGTCAAGAAAATGTAGGTTTTGTGTCACCCTTATATGGACATGACACGTTAAACCGCCCACCAGATTTTGAGATGCAAAACTCAGCGCATCAAAATCTTGTGTCAACTGGAAGAGATAAGGCTAATATTAGCGAGATAACAAGGGCTCGCTCAACCACTTACACAGGCTTTGCGGAATCTAATAGATTTCCGAAGGTCTTGCAAGGTCAAGAAATATGCCCACTGAGATCACTGACTGGAAAAAGTGATTTCAACCTAGGTGCTTGGGGCAGACCCAATCTTAGATGTGGTCCTTTCAACATATATCAAGCACCAAGACCTAATTTTTATCCGCTAGCAGCAGAAAGCTTTCAAAATATGTATTTTCCTTATGCTGATTTATATAAAACTGGCCAAGATCCTAGAATGTGTTCTTATGCTACTAACTTCCCAAGAGAAAAACTCCAATTTGGTGCATCTTCTATTCAGACTGGTGTTGCTAGGGATGAAGTTGGAAAGCCAAATCAATCAAGTGAGCACAAGTCACAGGAAACTATTTCTGCATCACCAGCCTTAGGGGTAAATCTAATAAATCAAAAGGATAACTCTTTTAATGGGACTGCTAGTGGCTGCAAGCTGTTTGGATTCTCGTTGACTGCCGAATCACCTACTCCAAACTCACAAAACTCTGGTAAGCGGAGTTGTACAAAGGTAAGCTGAATTAGAAGCAATCAGACGTTGACAtgcttttttattttgtttattacTTATGTTTACATAAATTTGTTGCAGGTTCATAAGCAGGGCAGCTTGGTTGGAAGAGCTATTGATCTCTCAAGACTGAATGGCTATGATGACCTGTTGAGTGAACTAGAGCGACTATTTAGCATGGAAGGCTTTCTACGAGATCATAAGAAAGGGTGGCGGATCTTGTATACTGACAGTGAGAATGATGTAATGGTTGTCGGGGATGATCCATGGCAGTAAGTGTCTGTAATGAAACCAACCTACTAGTATCTGCTATCCAGTGCATTACAATATAATTTGCAAGTAATATGCTTCATCAATTTCATATAAATAACAAAATTCGTATATGTTCTAAAGTGATAGTTGCTGTTCTAAAAAGCTAGGTAGCCAGCAGGCATAAAATGCATTAAGCAAAgagaatatttaaaaaaaaaaataagttacTTCATTTATGGAATTAACTAGCTTTGTGATGATGTTCACCATTTGAATCTGAATCTTTTAGATTATCAGTATGGATCTGTGCATGTATATATTATCAAATTGCATGTACAGATAAAGGTAATGGTGTGAAGTATGGGAAGGAAGAAAGCAAAAAATTGCAGTGTACATTTCTTATGTATTAAAATGAAAAACAATGGTACCctgaggcttttttttttttgtctcttcCTTTTCTGTGATCTTTTAGAATAATCAATAAATGATAATCATGACCCTTGACTAAATGATCCTTACAGTGAACCTTTTTCCTGGTCACAGTGAGTTCTGTAATGTGGTATCCAAGATCCATATATATACTCAAGAAGAAGTGGAGAAGATGACCATTGGAGTTATTGGTGATGATACTCAAAGCTGTTTGGATCAAGCTCATGTTGTAATGGAAGCATCAAAGTCTTCATCAGTGGGCCAGCCAGATTCTTCTCCACAGTAGTAAGGGGTTTGAAATTCGTATTTGGTTTTAAGTACTATGCTTGCTGTACTATGCTTGCTGTGCTTGTGCACTCGCTATCAAAACCTGAACCTAGCTATGTATCTTCTATCATTTGAATTCTAAGTTCAGTGATTGTCTTTGTCAATGGAACGCGTGGATGTTTAGAACTACTGTGCCTTTCATGGCCTTAGATAATAACTgaagtttgtggaactgtttgaTTTTAGTACTTCCTCATCAACTTTTCATTAACTATTGTAATGAGTAGTATTATTCTCCTATCTTTACACTTAATCAGCAAATGAAAGCAGATAGTTGGCTTCTGGGATCACCATAACAACGTTGTGTCGTATTGGCATGGGAAGCATCACTTAGATTCAAACTAATGTAATATTAGACCTTATCACAGTTGATTAGTAGTGTTTCGAGGTGTTTAACATGCCATCCAAGACTAAATTCTGCAACTTTATCCCGGTGAAATGGCTTCTCGATGTTAACTGGGTAGAAAGGAAGATGGTATTTACAGATTCTTAAATCCTAGTGATGGATCAACGAGCTTTAGTTCAGTAGTATTGAGGGTACTGTGGCAGTTTTAATGATAAGGCTGTGAAATGTCGATTTCAAATCCTAATTGGAGACcaatcaacaaaaaaaaaaaaaaaaatcccaatgaTGAACTCGAATGCAATGGCAGAGAGACTTTATAGGCAGGAAGATGATTGCTAGAGATGGTATCAGTTTGAGGATACTCATACTGGAGGAAAATCACCAAGCCTAATAGCTCATGGCACAATCCTTATTGTTCCAATTTGCAACAGGGTCTTCTTCAAAGTCCTCCAAAAGTTTTATGTATTCCATAATCACATCTGCCAAAGACATAGGTTCTGTTGAAGCATGTGATATTATTGCTTCAAACTCTAAATTTTCTACAAGTTCTAAGGATATAGTTTATGTATTTTAGTTGAATTCAAATCCTAAAATCTGCAAAAGCAGATATGAAATGTCTAAACTTGTAATGTTAATCTTTAAAGTAAGGTGTTCTATTTCTCTCTTAGTTGATTAGGCAGAAATCATGTGGTATTTTGCTCTATAAATAGCCATGTATTATTGGAAGTATATAAAAAAGTAAAGTAAAAAATCAATCTCAGTTTAAGCAAATCTCTttcctcattttttttttcagatccAACAGGTTCATTAACAAGATTTCCAAGAAACTTGTAGGCAAGTTCCTTCCTAGTTGGGCAACTATTAGCAAAGCATATCCCTGGCTCCCTACTGATGATATCTTTGGTTTTGTCTCAAACATGTTTCATCCTTGTCTGTCCATTGCAAATTAAGACAGGATATAACAACATCCATGCATCCTAATTTTTTTAGAGGCTGTTGTCCAGTGGCTATTATTTCTAAAACGgaacttcaatagacattttatTGCAAGAATAAGCCAGCTGCATGATGAATTAgataagaacaaaaaaaaaaaaaaacgggaATTAGATAGGGAAGTAGTCTCCGGAAGCAATAAGTAGCTTAGCTTGGGAACTCTGCTCTTCAAATGGGCTTTGCTGACCACAGATACAAGAATTCCCAGAAGATTCAATAACGCGGTCAATGGGTCTGGGTGTCCGGTGTGCAAATGTGACAGGAGAGCAGCTGCAGAGCCATCAGGGTGAAGATTTCAAATAAAGAGGCAGCAGTATTTTCTTGAAAAACAAAGTAAATAATAATTGATAAATCGATCCGTCCAATGTTGTTTTAATTGAAGTTACTAAAAAAAAAGGGCAAAAAAAACTCTCTAACTTTCAAAATTTTGCAATTCTATTTCATATtatgaaaattattaattaaattttaaactttttaattctTGCTAATGCTACCCACTGTTAAGAAAACTGTTATTTCACTAACAGAGATGCTATGTAAGACGCCAGTTGCGATTAACATAAAAGAAGAAGATATATCtttgaatgaaataaaaaaaaaatatgtaattCAATATAAATACCttgtattaatatatatttaacaaGTTGTACTTAAACAATTCTTTATAGTTGATAGATGAAATAAAGATATGGGATTAAGACTATTGAAGAGACTAAAAACATATATTTTTAGGTAGGAACATATTATTTCAATAtattaatatgaaaaatatttcctATTATTGAAGTTGCATTCTTATGTGGCCCTTACATACTGTCTTTGTTAGTAAAATAACAATTTTCTTAACGGCTGGAGTAAAATTGATAAGAGTTAAAAAGTTTAGGGTTTAATCGGTAATTTCATAGTATAGAATGGAATTGCAAAAATTTAAAAAGCATAGAATTTTTTTAAcagttatcaaaaaaaaaaaaaaaaaaaagactttgcATTGCAAATGATTGATTCTGTATGAGAAGCACAAATAACAACTAATGGTTGGTTCTAATTGCAGTACGAAAAATTAAAAGCAACTAATTCAAACACACCTAATTAATCAATTATCCATGCAATAGAAGGATAAGAAAAGGCAATTCTAATGGGCTGAaccaatttttttattaaaacaaaCTCCCTTATTGGCCTGCTTATAAGCCTCGAGGCCTCTCGAATCAGTTCTTGGGTATTGATACAACAAGAAAGAAAGTGTACTCAAAATTACTGCTATAAAACCAAAGGGAGAGGACAAACCTTCAATTCTTCTAGCTCAACTTTTCCTTTACTTTAGTTCCTCCCTCAATTTTTTCAATACATCTTGTAGCATATGATTGAACCACACGTGAACCACTTCCAAGAAATCTGGTTAACCAAGGCTTCAAAGAGATGAGCAACTCTTGTGAAACTGGAAACTTATTCAAGTATAAATAACAAAATTTGAGAGCTGCTGCCTCGAGCATTGGGAATGTATTCATATCCTTACTAAGCAACTCTGGGAGAATACTGGACTGGAAGAAGTGGCAGAAATAAAGATGGCATGTATCCCATTTCTTCCTTTTGGTCAAGTTTGAATCAGGCTCAGACTTGGAATTGTCAAACAAGCGCTTCAAGAGTGAAATACTTCTCTCTTCCCACTGTTCTTTGGCAATCATATGCTCAGAAATGTATGCATATGCCCTATACAACCTATCCCTTAAAAAGGCAAGGTTCCATCTATCTGACACGCAGGACTTCAAGTAAGAGATGAAGGAATTGTAGTAGGCTGACAAGCTCATGTCATCCTTAGCATCCCTACACAAGAGAAAAACCACTAAGCGTATGGCACACTCCTTTCTCCTCCAATGTGGACCATCTAATTCTTCTTGGTCAATCGTTCTCAGCATCTCCTCTACCTCTGCCATAACCATCAAAGGCACATGAATGGGAAATTCACTTAAAAGTTTCTCAAGAAACATATAGGCAAGTCCCCTCCTAGTATGCCCATCACTAATTAGCATATCCCTGGTGATGAATTCAAGATGATTTGTGGTGAACAAGCACTTATCCTCTTCGTTAATGGCTAAATTAGGAATTATAATGTTGCTAAAGACTTCAGGTATCCATTGTACAGGGATAAAATTTAACTTCACCAGGCACTTGAGTGCTGATATGACAATGTGTTCATTCACTTTGCGAAATGATGTAGAAACAGACTTCAAAAAGTTGGAAAGAATTACGAAATCACCATAATCTGTCTCAAGAGAAAGCTCAGTTGTCTCATAGACAGCTTGTGTAAGCTTATCAAAAGTTGATACCTCATAGTAGTGGTCGCCAACCGGTCGTTGAAGATGTTCATACTTGCCACTCAAATAGGTTTTCGTTCTCTCCTTCCAATTGAGTATAGCAGGTTGCAAATGAAGGTCACAAGGATGCAATTGATTTAATATTCTATGGCACAGCCACTCCTTGTCCAAAAGCGATCGAAGAGCATCTGCAGAGGCATCATGGGCGGACATTGACAGAAAGGAATCAATTTGCAGAGCCGCTTGGTTAGAGATTTCTATAACGGAAGCAGCACTATTCTTTTGAAAACAAAAGACTTCATCATAAAAGGATCGATCCATCCGATGTAGCTTATTATTCAACTTCCATATGATAGATTTGGAAGTATGAATAATTGGTTGTGTATGAGCAGTATGAAGACCGTCGTTTTGGAGTTTCAGAATAAGCTCCACAAGTGGCTAGTGCCAAGAGGAATCGTGGCTAAGCAGGAACGTGAGGGCTTCATTGAGATTCCTCTGGATGACGGAAAAATGTGGAGATATGCAGATCCGAAGGCAGACAATTAAAGTCTTAATACAATCCATCTCAaaattgttataaatagcttgtatgttagacaatatagagagaaagaattcctatattgttaaaatataaggaaATGACAAGAGTAAAAtatatatagaattatatatatataattcaatatatattattctattatggcacttggcacatatatgtgtgaaataaaataattatcatattgtaattttcgtaaataaattacaaacagatgtgtttattaacaagtagatgtgtctgttaatagacagacatgtcaattctatacaaacagtcacaactgtttgtataggtgtctgttaataaacagacatgtctattctatacaaaaagtcataactatttgtataggtgtctgttaataaacagatatgtctatacaaatagtcacaactatttgtataggtagcttttaataaatagacatatctattacacaaatagttgtatctattggagatagacagatgtATCTGTCTAAtaaaggtgccatgacttttcattctttataaatatggatgatttTTTCAATTCAGaaatatactacttctacttcttcttcttttcttctagtctctctaaattcagttcatataaagagttcttaagggaaatcttcaggagttgctgtctgcagatttcaggctttgttgtatcctagaggtatattgccataaccttgcagcaatctagtgggggcaattaataccttaaagatagtgattcaccacgcctcaaagcctattctacacccactgcctcaacaattTTAAAGTATTAATCGCAATGGAGTCCAAGGCTGTTTCCGTGATGAATCAAGAGTTTGTGAAACTTGATCGTTTTGATGGGACAAACTATGTTCGCTGGAAAGACAAGATGCTATTCTTACTCACCACATTGAAGATTTCTTATATACTTGATCCAAGTCTGCCTGCTATTTCACCACCAACTCCAGAAGATTCTGAACAAGTGAAAGCAGATCGAGACAaacgtgaagaagat contains:
- the LOC110638638 gene encoding auxin response factor 4 isoform X1; translated protein: MEIDLNHAVTEVEKNAFCTNGDSSSSSCSSNSSPSPMPSSIYLELWHACAGPLTSLPKKGNVVVYFPQGHLEQVASSAPFSPMEMPTFDLQPQIFCKVVNVQFLANKENDEVYTQLTLLPQPELVGHDLEGKELENLGVDEEGGGGLPAKSTPHMFCKTLTASDTSTHGGFSVPRRAAEDCFPPLDYKQQRPSQELVAKDLHGVEWRFRHIYRGQPRRHLLTTGWSIFVSQKNLVSGDAVLFLRGEDGELRLGIRRAVRPRNGLPDSVVGKQNSYPSVLSLVANAISTKSMFNVLYSPRASHAEFVVPYKKYMKSIMNPVCIGTRFKMRFEMDDSPERRCSGVVTGMSDLDPYRWPNSKWRCLMVRWDEDVVSDHQERVSLWEIDPSVSLPPLSIQSSPRLKKLRTGLPANPPDNPITGGGGFLDFEESGRSSKVLQGQENVGFVSPLYGHDTLNRPPDFEMQNSAHQNLVSTGRDKANISEITRARSTTYTGFAESNRFPKVLQGQEICPLRSLTGKSDFNLGAWGRPNLRCGPFNIYQAPRPNFYPLAAESFQNMYFPYADLYKTGQDPRMCSYATNFPREKLQFGASSIQTGVARDEVGKPNQSSEHKSQETISASPALGVNLINQKDNSFNGTASGCKLFGFSLTAESPTPNSQNSGKRSCTKVHKQGSLVGRAIDLSRLNGYDDLLSELERLFSMEGFLRDHKKGWRILYTDSENDVMVVGDDPWHEFCNVVSKIHIYTQEEVEKMTIGVIGDDTQSCLDQAHVVMEASKSSSVGQPDSSPQ
- the LOC110638638 gene encoding auxin response factor 4 isoform X2; its protein translation is MEIDLNHAVTEVEKNAFCTNGDSSSSSCSSNSSPSPMPSSIYLELWHACAGPLTSLPKKGNVVVYFPQGHLEQVASSAPFSPMEMPTFDLQPQIFCKVVNVQFLANKENDEVYTQLTLLPQPELVGHDLEGKELENLGVDEEGGGGLPAKSTPHMFCKTLTASDTSTHGGFSVPRRAAEDCFPPLDYKQQRPSQELVAKDLHGVEWRFRHIYRGQPRRHLLTTGWSIFVSQKNLVSGDAVLFLRGEDGELRLGIRRAVRPRNGLPDSVVGKQNSYPSVLSLVANAISTKSMFNVLYSPRASHAEFVVPYKKYMKSIMNPVCIGTRFKMRFEMDDSPERRCSGVVTGMSDLDPYRWPNSKWRCLMVRWDEDVVSDHQERVSLWEIDPSVSLPPLSIQSSPRLKKLRTGLPANPPDNPITGGGGFLDFEESGRSSKVLQGQENVGFVSPLYGHDTLNRPPDFEMQNSAHQNLVSTGRDKANISEITRARSTTYTGFAESNRFPKVLQGQEICPLRSLTGKSDFNLGAWGRPNLRCGPFNIYQAPRPNFYPLAAESFQNMYFPYADLYKTGQDPRMCSYATNFPREKLQFGASSIQTGVARDEVGKPNQSSEHKSQETISASPALGVNLINQKDNSFNGTASGCKLFGFSLTAESPTPNSQNSGKRSCTKVHKQGSLVGRAIDLSRLNGYDDLLSELERLFSMEGFLRDHKKGWRILYTDSENDVMVVGDDPWHEPFSWSQ
- the LOC110638638 gene encoding auxin response factor 4 isoform X3 yields the protein MEIDLNHAVTEVEKNAFCTNGDSSSSSCSSNSSPSPMPSSIYLELWHACAGPLTSLPKKGNVVVYFPQGHLEQVASSAPFSPMEMPTFDLQPQIFCKVVNVQFLANKENDEVYTQLTLLPQPELVGHDLEGKELENLGVDEEGGGGLPAKSTPHMFCKTLTASDTSTHGGFSVPRRAAEDCFPPLDYKQQRPSQELVAKDLHGVEWRFRHIYRGQPRRHLLTTGWSIFVSQKNLVSGDAVLFLRGEDGELRLGIRRAVRPRNGLPDSVVGKQNSYPSVLSLVANAISTKSMFNVLYSPRASHAEFVVPYKKYMKSIMNPVCIGTRFKMRFEMDDSPERRCSGVVTGMSDLDPYRWPNSKWRCLMVRWDEDVVSDHQERVSLWEIDPSVSLPPLSIQSSPRLKKLRTGLPANPPDNPITGGGGFLDFEESGRSSKVLQGQENVGFVSPLYGHDTLNRPPDFEMQNSAHQNLVSTGRDKANISEITRARSTTYTGFAESNRFPKVLQGQEICPLRSLTGKSDFNLGAWGRPNLRCGPFNIYQAPRPNFYPLAAESFQNMYFPYADLYKTGQDPRMCSYATNFPREKLQFGASSIQTGVARDEVGKPNQSSEHKSQETISASPALGVNLINQKDNSFNGTASGCKLFGFSLTAESPTPNSQNSGS